In Desulfomicrobium escambiense DSM 10707, one genomic interval encodes:
- a CDS encoding ABC transporter ATP-binding protein, whose amino-acid sequence MSLFELHGVRMVYDGRVVLDLPRLGIEHGLAYSLQGPNGAGKSTLLGILSFLTAPHEGRVLFQGEPVLWKESSLRPLRRQVALVEQHPVMFSRSVRENVGYGLAIRGVARAERNRLVDEALELVGLSHLSEVYAPRLSGGETQRVAIARALANNPKVLLLDEPTASVDTQNRIVIEQVVAELRDRGDTTIVLCTHNRSQAWALCPHVIFLEDGKLVHRSRANSYAGITNVTDGQAWCRIAENFRVPVNGCEPGRVRISIDPEGVRLQRALETGLNCGPLAKIRLEGDTVALSVNLGRPLDVQMPLVDFRAAGLTVGDMVLAEIRPEAVECHAGH is encoded by the coding sequence ATGAGCCTTTTCGAACTCCACGGCGTGCGCATGGTCTACGACGGACGGGTCGTGCTCGATCTGCCGCGGCTCGGGATCGAGCATGGACTCGCCTATTCCCTGCAAGGGCCAAACGGGGCCGGCAAGTCGACGCTCCTGGGGATACTGTCCTTTCTGACCGCGCCTCACGAGGGGCGGGTCCTTTTTCAGGGCGAGCCAGTGCTCTGGAAAGAATCCAGCTTGCGTCCACTGCGGCGCCAGGTCGCTCTTGTTGAACAGCACCCGGTCATGTTCAGCCGCAGCGTGCGCGAGAATGTGGGATACGGCCTGGCCATCCGGGGAGTGGCCAGGGCGGAGCGCAACAGGCTGGTGGACGAGGCGCTGGAACTGGTGGGGTTGTCCCACTTGTCCGAGGTCTATGCCCCACGCCTATCCGGGGGCGAAACCCAGCGCGTGGCCATCGCCAGGGCCCTGGCCAACAACCCGAAAGTGCTCCTGCTGGACGAACCCACGGCCAGCGTGGACACGCAGAACCGCATCGTCATCGAGCAGGTCGTGGCCGAGCTGCGCGACAGAGGGGACACGACCATCGTGCTCTGCACCCACAACCGCTCACAGGCCTGGGCCCTGTGCCCGCACGTCATCTTCCTGGAGGACGGGAAGCTGGTGCACCGTTCTCGCGCCAATTCTTACGCCGGGATCACGAACGTGACGGACGGACAGGCATGGTGCCGGATCGCAGAGAATTTCCGCGTGCCCGTCAACGGCTGTGAGCCGGGGAGGGTCAGGATATCCATCGACCCCGAAGGGGTGCGCCTGCAGCGGGCCCTGGAGACGGGGCTCAACTGCGGCCCTTTGGCCAAGATTCGTCTGGAAGGGGACACAGTGGCCTTGAGCGTCAATCTGGGGCGCCCCCTGGATGTGCAGATGCCACTCGTTGATTTCAGGGCGGCGGGTCTGACCGTCGGGGATATGGTCCTGGCCGAGATTCGACCCGAGGCAGTCGAATGCCATGCCGGGCACTGA